The following proteins are encoded in a genomic region of Hippoglossus hippoglossus isolate fHipHip1 chromosome 3, fHipHip1.pri, whole genome shotgun sequence:
- the ampd3a gene encoding AMP deaminase 3 isoform X2 — protein MPRQFPRVTLSEAQKETQMLAEKVYASALKEEDTKDALSMFTVPEDCPIGFQQAMEHELLKELAEQQSEQSTKRKKSLRMIRSQSLGLQMPMSTDWTRPVTVTPYLSPSSTCSSVTENRPDYQRVTISGDYCAGITVEDYEQAAKSLLKALLIREKYSKLAYHRFCRTTTQFLCSAENIPWSEEDEVQPDMCPCPLGDEDPYSMDNIPENLNYELKMKDGIVNVYDNAEALIQNQPHDLPYPDLETFAIDLGHLLAMIADGPTKTYCHRRLNFLSSKFYLHEMLNEMAELKELKSVPHRDFYNVRKVDTHIHAAACMSQKHLLTFIQKTYKTDADRVVLETAGQNITLQEVFQSLNKDPYDLTVDSLDVHAGRQTFHRFDKFNSKYNPVGASELREIFLKTDNFINGEYFARIIKEVAHDLEESKYQHAEPRVSIYGRCPEEWDSLSKWFIHHKVHSPNMRWIIQIPRIYDIFKSKKLVPNFAKMLENIFLPLFEATVNPQDHRELHVFLKYVSGFDSVDDESKHSDHMFSFRSPKPEQWTADDNPPYSYYLFHMYANIMVLNNLRKERGLSTFQFRPHCGEAGSITHLVSAFLSADNISHGLNLKKSPVLQYLYYLAQMPIAMSPLSNNSLFLEYSKNPLKEFLHKGLCVSLSTDDPMQFHYTKEPLMEEYAIAAQLWKLSTCDVCEIARNSVLQSGLSHQEKKHFLGVNYLKDGPEGNDIRRTNVAQIRMAYRHETLCNELSFIVEAVKSEVVNSQSD, from the exons ATGCCTCGCCAATTCCCAAGGGTAACTCTTAGCGAGGCGCAAAAAGAGACTCAGATGCTGGCGGAGAAGGTTTATGCATCTGCGTTAAAGGAAGAAGACACCAAAGATGCCTTATCAATGTTCACCGTGCCTGAGGACTGCCCCATCGGCTTCCAGCAAGCCATGGAGCACGAGCTGCTCAAGGAGCTGGCAGAGCAACAGTCAGAGCAGTCTACCAAGAG gaagAAAAGCTTGAGGATGATTCGCTCCCAGTCATTGGGCCTGCAGATGCCAATGAGTACAGATTGGACGAGGCCAGTGACTGTTACACCATACCTGTCCCCAAGCTCCACCTGTTCATCAGTGACAGAAAACCGCCCTGATTACCAGAGGGTCACTATTAGTGGTGATTACTGTGCTGGA ATCACAGTGGAGGACTATGAACAGGCTGCCAAAAGTCTGTTAAAGGCCCTGCTTATTCGTGAGAAATACTCAAAGCTGGCCTATCATCGGTTCTGCAGAACAACGACCCAGTTCCTCTGCAGTGCTGAAAACATTCCATGGAGCGAGGAGGATGAGGTTCAACCAG ATATGTGCCCGTGTCCATTAGGTGATGAAGATCCCTACAGCATGGACAACATCCCAGAGAACCTCAACTATGAACTGAAGATGAAGGATGGAATAGTGAATGTGTACGACAACGCTGAGGCGCTGATACAAAACCAGCCCCATGACCTTCCTTATCCTGACTTAGAAACATTCGCCATCGACCTCGGCCATTTGCTGGCCATGATTGCAGATGGACCCAC GAAGACTTACTGTCACAGACGACTAAATTTCTTGAGTTCAAAGTTCTACCTCCACGAGATGCTCAACGAGATGGCCGAGCTAAAGGAGCTGAAAAGTGTTCCTCACAGAGATTTCTACAATGTCAGGAAG GTGGACACGCATATTCATGCAGCTGCCTGTATGTCTCAGAAACACCTGCTGACTTTCATTCAGAAAACGTATAAGACCGATGCCGACCGTGTGGTGCTGGAGACGGCCGGACAAAATATTACTCTGCAGGAGGTTTTCCAAAGCCTCAATAAAGACCCATATGACCTGACTGTGGACTCTCTGGATGTACATGCG GGGAGACAAACCTTCCACCGGTTTGATAAGTTCAATTCCAAGTACAACCCAGTGGGCGCGAGTGAACTTCGAGAAATCTTCCTGAAAACAGACAACTTCATTAATGGAGAGTATTTTGCTCGCATCATAAAG GAAGTGGCCCATGACCTGGAGGAGAGTAAGTATCAGCATGCAGAGCCTCGTGTGTCCATCTACGGACGCTGTCCAGAGGAGTGGGACAGTTTGTCCAAGTGGTTCATCCATCACAAAGTCCACTCTCCAAACATGAGGTGGATCATTCAAATACCCAGAATATA tGACATTTTCAAGTCGAAGAAGCTGGTACCTAATTTTGCCAAGATGCTGGAGAAcattttccttcctctgtttgaAGCCACCGTTAATCCACAGGACCACAGAGAACTGCACGTTTTCCTCAAATAC gtgtcaGGCTTTGACAGCGTCGACGACGAGTCCAAACACAGCGATCACATGTTCTCCTTCAGGAGCCCGAAGCCAGAGCAGTGGACTGCAGACGACAACCCTCCCTACAGCTACTACCTGTTCCACATGTATGCAAACATCATGGTCCTCAACAACCTCAGGAA GGAACGTGGACTGAGCACCTTCCAGTTCCGCCCACACTGTGGAGAAGCTGGATCCATCACTCATCTGgtctctgcctttctctctgctgacaACATCTCACACGGACTCAACTTGAAGAAG AGTCCTGTGTTGCAGTACCTGTACTACCTGGCCCAGATGCCAATTGCAATGTCTCCACTCAGCAACAACAGTCTGTTCCTGGAATACTCCAAAAACCCTCTGAAAGAGTTCCTGCACaaaggcctgtgtgtgtccctgtccaCAGATGACCCCATGCAGTTCCACTACACCAAg GAGCCACTGATGGAGGAGTACGCCATCGCAGCTCAGCTGTGGAAGCTCAGCACCTGTGATGTTTGTGAAATAGCCAGGAACAGTGTTCTGCAGAGTGGACTGTCTCACCAG GAGAAGAAGCACTTCTTGGGCGTGAACTACCTGAAAGACGGACCCGAAGGGAACGATATCCGGCGGACCAATGTGGCACAGATCCGCATGGCCTACAGACACGAGACACTGTGTAATGAGCTTAGCTTCATAGTGGAAGCGGTGAAGTCTGAAGTCGTAAATTCCCAAAGTGACTAA
- the lyve1a gene encoding lymphatic vessel endothelial hyaluronic acid receptor 1a gives MNMIWLCLTSVLSFTSLISGQSVDTSNIRVFPAMNQSIAGVFQVSSLNLLNQPQYAFNASEARSLCLSLGVHIASKAQVKSALDRGLETCRFGWIDEHFAVVPRIKPLSTCGRGQTGLVPWRASVKTQFDVFCFNESDAVTQLKDATTTSPLSSSDHSEQTHSTQTTQSASSSSSPRSSSSSAPQTRDHEGEPARYIGSAIRSAGGKVVLITSTCGLLLTAIILIVYLKSRRVESQSSDMKQQQESIETEDWTCVKSVDQTEEDAQDEEKIQVEDEDKDVSLNLSDSDATE, from the exons ATGAATATGATCTGGCTTTGCCTCACATCTGTCTTGTCCTTTACTTCACTCATCTCTGGTCAAAGTGTTGACACCAGCAACATCCGAG TTTTCCCAGCAATGAACCAAAGTATTGCTGGAGTTTTCCAGGTCAGCTCCTTAAATCTCCTCAACCAGCCTCAGTACGCCTTCAACGCCTCTGAAGCTCGGAGCCTCTGCTTGTCCCTCGGAGTGCACATCGCCTCCAAAGCCCAAGTGAAGAGCGCGCTCGACAGAGGATTAGAAACGTGCAG gTTTGGATGGATTGATGAACATTTTGCAGTCGTTCCCCGCATCAAGCCACTTTCTACCTGTGGACGAGGCCAGACAGGTTTGGTGCCATGGCGGgcctctgtgaaaacacaatttgatgTGTTCTGCTTCAATGAATCAG ACGCAGTAACACAATTGAAGGATGCAACAACTACCAGCCCTCTGAGCAGCAGCGATCACTCAGAGCAAACACACTCCACCCAGACGACACAGTCtgcgtcttcctcctcctcgcctcgctcctcttcctcctcagctcctcaaaCCAGAGACCATGAGGGAGAACCAGCCCGATACATCGGCAGTGCAATTCGCTCTGCAGGAG GAAAGGTTGTTCTCATCACCTCAACCTGCGGCCTTCTTCTTACTGCAATAATCCTCATTGTCTACCTGAAGTC GAGAAGGGTTGAGTCTCAGAGCTCTgacatgaagcagcagcaggagtccATCGAGACAGAAGACTGGACGTGTGTGAAGAGTGTGGATCAAACCGAGGAGGACGCTCAGGACGAGGAGAAGATACAAGTGGAGGACGAGGACAAAGACGTGTCTCTTAATTTGTCTGATAGTGATGCAACAGAATGA
- the ampd3a gene encoding AMP deaminase 3 isoform X1: MRRGDSFPFKNMPRQFPRVTLSEAQKETQMLAEKVYASALKEEDTKDALSMFTVPEDCPIGFQQAMEHELLKELAEQQSEQSTKRKKSLRMIRSQSLGLQMPMSTDWTRPVTVTPYLSPSSTCSSVTENRPDYQRVTISGDYCAGITVEDYEQAAKSLLKALLIREKYSKLAYHRFCRTTTQFLCSAENIPWSEEDEVQPDMCPCPLGDEDPYSMDNIPENLNYELKMKDGIVNVYDNAEALIQNQPHDLPYPDLETFAIDLGHLLAMIADGPTKTYCHRRLNFLSSKFYLHEMLNEMAELKELKSVPHRDFYNVRKVDTHIHAAACMSQKHLLTFIQKTYKTDADRVVLETAGQNITLQEVFQSLNKDPYDLTVDSLDVHAGRQTFHRFDKFNSKYNPVGASELREIFLKTDNFINGEYFARIIKEVAHDLEESKYQHAEPRVSIYGRCPEEWDSLSKWFIHHKVHSPNMRWIIQIPRIYDIFKSKKLVPNFAKMLENIFLPLFEATVNPQDHRELHVFLKYVSGFDSVDDESKHSDHMFSFRSPKPEQWTADDNPPYSYYLFHMYANIMVLNNLRKERGLSTFQFRPHCGEAGSITHLVSAFLSADNISHGLNLKKSPVLQYLYYLAQMPIAMSPLSNNSLFLEYSKNPLKEFLHKGLCVSLSTDDPMQFHYTKEPLMEEYAIAAQLWKLSTCDVCEIARNSVLQSGLSHQEKKHFLGVNYLKDGPEGNDIRRTNVAQIRMAYRHETLCNELSFIVEAVKSEVVNSQSD; this comes from the exons ACATGCCTCGCCAATTCCCAAGGGTAACTCTTAGCGAGGCGCAAAAAGAGACTCAGATGCTGGCGGAGAAGGTTTATGCATCTGCGTTAAAGGAAGAAGACACCAAAGATGCCTTATCAATGTTCACCGTGCCTGAGGACTGCCCCATCGGCTTCCAGCAAGCCATGGAGCACGAGCTGCTCAAGGAGCTGGCAGAGCAACAGTCAGAGCAGTCTACCAAGAG gaagAAAAGCTTGAGGATGATTCGCTCCCAGTCATTGGGCCTGCAGATGCCAATGAGTACAGATTGGACGAGGCCAGTGACTGTTACACCATACCTGTCCCCAAGCTCCACCTGTTCATCAGTGACAGAAAACCGCCCTGATTACCAGAGGGTCACTATTAGTGGTGATTACTGTGCTGGA ATCACAGTGGAGGACTATGAACAGGCTGCCAAAAGTCTGTTAAAGGCCCTGCTTATTCGTGAGAAATACTCAAAGCTGGCCTATCATCGGTTCTGCAGAACAACGACCCAGTTCCTCTGCAGTGCTGAAAACATTCCATGGAGCGAGGAGGATGAGGTTCAACCAG ATATGTGCCCGTGTCCATTAGGTGATGAAGATCCCTACAGCATGGACAACATCCCAGAGAACCTCAACTATGAACTGAAGATGAAGGATGGAATAGTGAATGTGTACGACAACGCTGAGGCGCTGATACAAAACCAGCCCCATGACCTTCCTTATCCTGACTTAGAAACATTCGCCATCGACCTCGGCCATTTGCTGGCCATGATTGCAGATGGACCCAC GAAGACTTACTGTCACAGACGACTAAATTTCTTGAGTTCAAAGTTCTACCTCCACGAGATGCTCAACGAGATGGCCGAGCTAAAGGAGCTGAAAAGTGTTCCTCACAGAGATTTCTACAATGTCAGGAAG GTGGACACGCATATTCATGCAGCTGCCTGTATGTCTCAGAAACACCTGCTGACTTTCATTCAGAAAACGTATAAGACCGATGCCGACCGTGTGGTGCTGGAGACGGCCGGACAAAATATTACTCTGCAGGAGGTTTTCCAAAGCCTCAATAAAGACCCATATGACCTGACTGTGGACTCTCTGGATGTACATGCG GGGAGACAAACCTTCCACCGGTTTGATAAGTTCAATTCCAAGTACAACCCAGTGGGCGCGAGTGAACTTCGAGAAATCTTCCTGAAAACAGACAACTTCATTAATGGAGAGTATTTTGCTCGCATCATAAAG GAAGTGGCCCATGACCTGGAGGAGAGTAAGTATCAGCATGCAGAGCCTCGTGTGTCCATCTACGGACGCTGTCCAGAGGAGTGGGACAGTTTGTCCAAGTGGTTCATCCATCACAAAGTCCACTCTCCAAACATGAGGTGGATCATTCAAATACCCAGAATATA tGACATTTTCAAGTCGAAGAAGCTGGTACCTAATTTTGCCAAGATGCTGGAGAAcattttccttcctctgtttgaAGCCACCGTTAATCCACAGGACCACAGAGAACTGCACGTTTTCCTCAAATAC gtgtcaGGCTTTGACAGCGTCGACGACGAGTCCAAACACAGCGATCACATGTTCTCCTTCAGGAGCCCGAAGCCAGAGCAGTGGACTGCAGACGACAACCCTCCCTACAGCTACTACCTGTTCCACATGTATGCAAACATCATGGTCCTCAACAACCTCAGGAA GGAACGTGGACTGAGCACCTTCCAGTTCCGCCCACACTGTGGAGAAGCTGGATCCATCACTCATCTGgtctctgcctttctctctgctgacaACATCTCACACGGACTCAACTTGAAGAAG AGTCCTGTGTTGCAGTACCTGTACTACCTGGCCCAGATGCCAATTGCAATGTCTCCACTCAGCAACAACAGTCTGTTCCTGGAATACTCCAAAAACCCTCTGAAAGAGTTCCTGCACaaaggcctgtgtgtgtccctgtccaCAGATGACCCCATGCAGTTCCACTACACCAAg GAGCCACTGATGGAGGAGTACGCCATCGCAGCTCAGCTGTGGAAGCTCAGCACCTGTGATGTTTGTGAAATAGCCAGGAACAGTGTTCTGCAGAGTGGACTGTCTCACCAG GAGAAGAAGCACTTCTTGGGCGTGAACTACCTGAAAGACGGACCCGAAGGGAACGATATCCGGCGGACCAATGTGGCACAGATCCGCATGGCCTACAGACACGAGACACTGTGTAATGAGCTTAGCTTCATAGTGGAAGCGGTGAAGTCTGAAGTCGTAAATTCCCAAAGTGACTAA